A window of Ovis canadensis isolate MfBH-ARS-UI-01 breed Bighorn chromosome X, ARS-UI_OviCan_v2, whole genome shotgun sequence contains these coding sequences:
- the PDZD11 gene encoding PDZ domain-containing protein 11 isoform X4 — protein MDSRIPYDDYPVVFLPAYENPPAWIPPHERVYHPDYNNELTQFLPRIVTLKKPPGAQVIPDSDAHRAGLQEGDQVLAVNDVDFQDIEHSKAVEILKTAREISMRVRFFPYNYHRQKERTVH, from the exons ATGGACAGCCGGATTCCTTACGATGACTACCCGGTGGTTTTCCTGCCTGCCTATGAGAATCCCCCAGCATGGATTCCTCCTCATGAG AGGGTATACCATCCAGACTACAACAATGAGTTGACCCAGTTTCTGCCCCGCATCGTTACACTGAAGAAGCCCCCTGGAGCTCAG GTGATTCCTGACTCTGATGCACATCGAGCAGGACTTCAGGAAGGGGACCAAGTCCTAGCTGTGAATGATGTGGATTTCCAAGATATTGAGCACAGCAAG GCTGTTGAGATCCTGAAGACAGCTCGAGAAATCAGCATGCGGGTCCGCTTCTTTCCCTACA ATTATCATCGCCAGAAAGAGAGGACTGTGCACTAG
- the PDZD11 gene encoding PDZ domain-containing protein 11 isoform X1 yields the protein MDSRIPYDDYPVVFLPAYENPPAWIPPHERVYHPDYNNELTQFLPRIVTLKKPPGAQLGFNIRGGKASQLGIFISKVIPDSDAHRAGLQEGDQVLAVNDVDFQDIEHSKLPRSFQAVEILKTAREISMRVRFFPYNYHRQKERTVH from the exons ATGGACAGCCGGATTCCTTACGATGACTACCCGGTGGTTTTCCTGCCTGCCTATGAGAATCCCCCAGCATGGATTCCTCCTCATGAG AGGGTATACCATCCAGACTACAACAATGAGTTGACCCAGTTTCTGCCCCGCATCGTTACACTGAAGAAGCCCCCTGGAGCTCAG TTGGGGTTTAACATCCGAGGAGGAAAGGCCTCCCAGCTGGGCATCTTTATCTCCAAG GTGATTCCTGACTCTGATGCACATCGAGCAGGACTTCAGGAAGGGGACCAAGTCCTAGCTGTGAATGATGTGGATTTCCAAGATATTGAGCACAGCAAG CTGCCACGTTCCTTCCAGGCTGTTGAGATCCTGAAGACAGCTCGAGAAATCAGCATGCGGGTCCGCTTCTTTCCCTACA ATTATCATCGCCAGAAAGAGAGGACTGTGCACTAG
- the PDZD11 gene encoding PDZ domain-containing protein 11 isoform X3, translating to MDSRIPYDDYPVVFLPAYENPPAWIPPHERVYHPDYNNELTQFLPRIVTLKKPPGAQVIPDSDAHRAGLQEGDQVLAVNDVDFQDIEHSKLPRSFQAVEILKTAREISMRVRFFPYNYHRQKERTVH from the exons ATGGACAGCCGGATTCCTTACGATGACTACCCGGTGGTTTTCCTGCCTGCCTATGAGAATCCCCCAGCATGGATTCCTCCTCATGAG AGGGTATACCATCCAGACTACAACAATGAGTTGACCCAGTTTCTGCCCCGCATCGTTACACTGAAGAAGCCCCCTGGAGCTCAG GTGATTCCTGACTCTGATGCACATCGAGCAGGACTTCAGGAAGGGGACCAAGTCCTAGCTGTGAATGATGTGGATTTCCAAGATATTGAGCACAGCAAG CTGCCACGTTCCTTCCAGGCTGTTGAGATCCTGAAGACAGCTCGAGAAATCAGCATGCGGGTCCGCTTCTTTCCCTACA ATTATCATCGCCAGAAAGAGAGGACTGTGCACTAG
- the PDZD11 gene encoding PDZ domain-containing protein 11 isoform X2 — translation MDSRIPYDDYPVVFLPAYENPPAWIPPHERVYHPDYNNELTQFLPRIVTLKKPPGAQLGFNIRGGKASQLGIFISKVIPDSDAHRAGLQEGDQVLAVNDVDFQDIEHSKAVEILKTAREISMRVRFFPYNYHRQKERTVH, via the exons ATGGACAGCCGGATTCCTTACGATGACTACCCGGTGGTTTTCCTGCCTGCCTATGAGAATCCCCCAGCATGGATTCCTCCTCATGAG AGGGTATACCATCCAGACTACAACAATGAGTTGACCCAGTTTCTGCCCCGCATCGTTACACTGAAGAAGCCCCCTGGAGCTCAG TTGGGGTTTAACATCCGAGGAGGAAAGGCCTCCCAGCTGGGCATCTTTATCTCCAAG GTGATTCCTGACTCTGATGCACATCGAGCAGGACTTCAGGAAGGGGACCAAGTCCTAGCTGTGAATGATGTGGATTTCCAAGATATTGAGCACAGCAAG GCTGTTGAGATCCTGAAGACAGCTCGAGAAATCAGCATGCGGGTCCGCTTCTTTCCCTACA ATTATCATCGCCAGAAAGAGAGGACTGTGCACTAG